Genomic segment of Streptococcus pneumoniae:
AAACAAGGCGTTATCCGCGTATTCTTGAAATACGGACCAAACGGTGAAAAAGTTATCACAAACTTGAAACGTGTTTCAAAACCAGGTCTTCGTGTGTACAAAAAACGTGAAGATCTTCCAAAAGTTCTTAACGGACTTGGAATTGCAATCCTTTCAACTTCTGAAGGCTTGTTGACTGATAAAGAAGCACGCCAAAAGAATGTTGGTGG
This window contains:
- the rpsH gene encoding 30S ribosomal protein S8 translates to MVMTDPIADFLTRIRNANQAKHEVLEVPASNIKKGIAEILKREGFVKNVEYIEDNKQGVIRVFLKYGPNGEKVITNLKRVSKPGLRVYKKREDLPKVLNGLGIAILSTSEGLLTDKEARQKNVGGEVIAYVW